GAAGCGGTAGCGGTCAGCAGTGACAGTGAAGTCGCGGTCGATAAAGTACGCCGGCGCGCCGGTGCCGGCGGCCGCCGCCAGCACCGACTGCGGCGGTGCCGGGTCGGCACAGATGAACGGGCGGCCGGAGCGCAGGATGCCGGCCTTCTCGGCGCCGATCACCTCGCGGTCGCTGCCCAGCCAGGCCTCGTGATCCACCGCCACGCTGGTGATCACCGCGACATCCCCATCCACCAGGTTGACCGCGTCCAGGCGCCCGCCGAGCCCCACTTCGAGCAGCGCAAACTCGACGCCGGCGCGCTTGAACAGCCACAGCGCCGCCAGTGTGGTGTACTCGAAATAGGTCAGGCTGATATCGCCGCGGGCCGCCTCGATCGCCTCGAAGGCAAGCACCAGGTCGGCGTCCTCCACCTCGCGGCCACCGATGCGTACCCGCTCGTTGAAGCGCAGCAGGTGCGGGGAGGTGTAGGCGCCGACGCTGCGCCCGCCGGCGCACAGCAGCGCCTCGGCGCTGGCGACGCAGGAACCCTTGCCGTTGGTGCCGGCAACGGTAATGACATGCGGCGCCGGCTGGCGCACGCCGAGCGTATCCGCCACGGTGGATACCCGCTCCAGGCCCAGTTCAATTTCAGTGGGGTGCAGCCGCTCGAGGCGAGCCAGCCAGTCTTGCAGTGACATCATCTGTTAAAACCGTCGCAACGTATGTTTGCCGCGCCGAAATGCAGGAGCGGCCGCTGGCCGCGATCGGCCTCCCGCGGGAACGGCTCCGATCGCGACCAGCGGCCGCTCCTGTTTCATCAATCTCGTCGCCAGCCCGGCATCGTCGTCCGCACGGACGGGATACCGGCAGCGCTCAGCTCCAGGCCAGCTTGCCCAGCAGGCGGCCGATGGTTTCGCGCATCTCGTAGCGCGGGATAATCATATCGATGGCGCCGTGATCCAGCAGGAACTCCGCGCGCTGGAAGCCCTTGGGCAGCTTCTGGCGGATGGTCTGCTCGATGATATTGGGCCCGGCAAAACCGGCGCGCGCGCCGGGCTCGGCGGCGTTGATATCGCCCAGCAGTGCCAGTGACGCGGACACACCACCATAAACCGGATCGGTCATCACCGAGATATAGGGCACGCCGGCCATCTTCATTTTTTCCAGCACCGCGGAGGTCTTGGCCATCTGCATCAGCGAGATCAGCGCCTCCTGCATGCGCGCCCCACCGGTGGCGGAAAAGCATACCAGCGGGATGCGCTCTTCCAGCGCCAGTTGCGCGGCGCGGGTAAAGCGCTCGCCGACCACATAGCCCATGGAACCGCCGTGAAAGGCAAACTCGAACGCCACCGCCACCAGCGGCTTGCCCTCGAGGGTGCCGCGCATGGCAATCAGCGCATCCTTCTCACCGGTAGCTTTCTGCGCCTGGCTCAAGCGATCCTTGTATTTTTTCACATCCTTGAATTTCAGGCGGTCCACCGGTTCCACATCGGTGGCCAGCTCTTCGCGCCCGTCTTCGTCGAGGAAGATATCCAGGCGCCGGCGCGCGCCGATGCGCATGTGGTGATCGCACTTCGGGCACACTTCCAGATTGCGCTCCAGCTCCGGGCGGTACAGCATGGCGTCGCACTTGACGCACTTCTTCCACACCCCCTCCGGAACCTTGCTGGCGCCGGCGCGGCGCTCGGTGCGGATCACTGCGGGAACAATTTTTTCTAACCAGCTCATCTCGTTACCACTTCCGATGTTTTGCGGGCCGAACAACTTTTCGACCAGTGGGTTTCAGGCTGAGAATTAAAACACTATCGTACAATGGAGGCCCGGTCAGTTCAGCCGCCAAATCGGGCTTTCTGGCCAGTTCGTGACGCCGATCAAGCGTCCAGCGCGCCGCGCATCTCCCCCACCAGCGCAGCGACACGCTCGCGCGCCGCGTCGGCGGATTGCGCCTCACCGATCGCCGCCACCAGCACACTGCCGACCACCGCGCCGTCGCCATCGGCGCTCACCGCCCGGGCCGAGGCGCCGTCCTTGATACCGAAGCCGACACACAGTGGCAGCTCGGTGTGGCGGCGGATGCGCGCCAGGTTCTCGCTCACCGACTTTGGATCCAGGTTGCCGGCGCCGGTGACACCCTTCAGGGATACATAGTAGACAAAGCCGCTGGCGAGGCGCGCGATGGCCTCGACCCGCGCGTCACTGGTGGTCGGCGTGAGCAGGAAGATATTGCGCAGGTTGCGCGCCCGCAGCATCTCGTTCAGCGGGCCGGCCTCTTCCGCCGGCAGGTCCACGGTCAGGGCGCCATCCACACCGGCTTCGCCGGCGGCATCGGCAAAGCGTTCCGCACCCATCTTCTCGATCGGGTTGGCGTAGCCCATGAGGATCACCGGGGTATCGGGGTCCTCGCGACGGAACTCCGCCACCATTTCCAGGCACTTGCGCAGTGAAGTCTTGTGCTCCAGCGCGCGCTCGTGCCCTTTCTGGATCACCGGGCCCTCGGCCATCGGGTCGGAGAAAGGCACACCCAGTTCGATCAGGTCGGAGCCGCTGGCCACCAGCTGGTGCATCAGCGGCACGGTATTTTCCGGGCCGCCATCGCCGGCGACGATGTAGGTCACCAGCGCCTTGCGCCCCTCGGCGCGCAGCGCGGCGAAGCGGCGGTCGATTCTATTCTGTTCTGTCACTGCTTTAATCCCTATTGCACTGTGGGAGTCGGCCCGGCCGCGCTTGCCTGGCGGAATCGCCGGCGCGGCCGCCTCTTACACTTCGATGCCGTCGATCGCGGCCACGGTGAAAATATCCTTGTCGCCGCGCCCGGACAGGTTCACGACAATGTTCTGTTCCGGTTTCATGGTCGCCGCCAGCTTGAGGCCGTAGGCCACCGCATGACTGGATTCCAGCGCCGGAATAATGCCCTCGGTGCGGGTCAGGGTGCGGAAGGCGGCGAGCGCCTCCTCGTCGTCGGCAGTGACATACTGCACCCGGCCGATATCTTTCAGCCACGCGTGCTCCGGGCCCACGCCCGGATAATCGAGACCGGCGGAAACCGAGTGGGTCTCGATAATCTGGCCGTCTTCGTCTTCCATCAGGTAGGTGCGGTTGCCGTGCAGGATGCCAGGCACCCCGTCGTTCAGCGGCGCGGCGTGATGGCCGGTGGCCAGCCCCTCACCGCCGGCCTCGACGCCGAACATCTTCACGTCGCTGTCGCCCAGGAACGGGTGGAACAGGCCGATGGCATTGGAGCCGCCGCCGACACAGGCAACCAGCGCGTCCGGCAGCCGGCCGAACTCTTCCAGGCTCTGGCGCCGGGCCTCGCGGCCGATCACCGAGTTGAAATCGCGCACCAGCTGCGGGTAGGGGTGCGGGCCGGCCACGGTACCGATGATGTAGAAGGTATCGTCGACATTGGTAACCCAGTCGCGCATGGCTTCGTTCATCGCGTCTTTCAATGTCTTGGAGCCGGACTCCACCGGGATCACCTCGGCGCCCAGCAGCTTCATGCGGTAGAC
This region of Microbulbifer sp. SAOS-129_SWC genomic DNA includes:
- the folC gene encoding bifunctional tetrahydrofolate synthase/dihydrofolate synthase — encoded protein: MMSLQDWLARLERLHPTEIELGLERVSTVADTLGVRQPAPHVITVAGTNGKGSCVASAEALLCAGGRSVGAYTSPHLLRFNERVRIGGREVEDADLVLAFEAIEAARGDISLTYFEYTTLAALWLFKRAGVEFALLEVGLGGRLDAVNLVDGDVAVITSVAVDHEAWLGSDREVIGAEKAGILRSGRPFICADPAPPQSVLAAAAGTGAPAYFIDRDFTVTADRYRFGELELALPPISLPRPSIGAAITALALLDALPGSGAGGGTARAVTGALAGIRLAGRRQQLQYRGRTLLLDVGHNPAAAEYLARWLRDNPVAGATHVLVAAMADKDLAGLFAPLDDLVSHWHPALLPGNPRAADCAALLDGLQRAGVDTARIDRQCPAVVDGLAQLLPTLGSQDRLLVFGSFFTVAEVLQQIREVGDGES
- the accD gene encoding acetyl-CoA carboxylase, carboxyltransferase subunit beta yields the protein MSWLEKIVPAVIRTERRAGASKVPEGVWKKCVKCDAMLYRPELERNLEVCPKCDHHMRIGARRRLDIFLDEDGREELATDVEPVDRLKFKDVKKYKDRLSQAQKATGEKDALIAMRGTLEGKPLVAVAFEFAFHGGSMGYVVGERFTRAAQLALEERIPLVCFSATGGARMQEALISLMQMAKTSAVLEKMKMAGVPYISVMTDPVYGGVSASLALLGDINAAEPGARAGFAGPNIIEQTIRQKLPKGFQRAEFLLDHGAIDMIIPRYEMRETIGRLLGKLAWS
- the trpA gene encoding tryptophan synthase subunit alpha, coding for MTEQNRIDRRFAALRAEGRKALVTYIVAGDGGPENTVPLMHQLVASGSDLIELGVPFSDPMAEGPVIQKGHERALEHKTSLRKCLEMVAEFRREDPDTPVILMGYANPIEKMGAERFADAAGEAGVDGALTVDLPAEEAGPLNEMLRARNLRNIFLLTPTTSDARVEAIARLASGFVYYVSLKGVTGAGNLDPKSVSENLARIRRHTELPLCVGFGIKDGASARAVSADGDGAVVGSVLVAAIGEAQSADAARERVAALVGEMRGALDA
- the trpB gene encoding tryptophan synthase subunit beta, encoding MSEQGGKGGAIDFSAYPDASGHFGPYGGRFVSETLIGALDELREMYSRLKDDPEFVAAFDYDLAHYVGRPSPLYLAERLTEKAGGARIWLKREDLNHTGAHKVNNTVGQALLAKHSGKTRVIAETGAGQHGVATATVAARLGLKCAVYMGAEDVKRQSPNVYRMKLLGAEVIPVESGSKTLKDAMNEAMRDWVTNVDDTFYIIGTVAGPHPYPQLVRDFNSVIGREARRQSLEEFGRLPDALVACVGGGSNAIGLFHPFLGDSDVKMFGVEAGGEGLATGHHAAPLNDGVPGILHGNRTYLMEDEDGQIIETHSVSAGLDYPGVGPEHAWLKDIGRVQYVTADDEEALAAFRTLTRTEGIIPALESSHAVAYGLKLAATMKPEQNIVVNLSGRGDKDIFTVAAIDGIEV